A part of Scophthalmus maximus strain ysfricsl-2021 chromosome 20, ASM2237912v1, whole genome shotgun sequence genomic DNA contains:
- the lrrtm4l1 gene encoding leucine rich repeat transmembrane neuronal 4 like 1 encodes MGPLLCDGRLTHLLFPLLLLLRAPLLFSFGERTCPNSCRCEGKTVHCDSSGFIDVPENISIGCQGLSLRYNELHTLLPYQFAHLSQLLWIYLDHNQISAVDSRAFQGVRRLKELILSSNRITSLHNSTFHGIPNLRSLDLSYNKLENLQPGQFHGLRKLQNLHLRSNGLSNIPIRAFLECRSLEFLDLGYNRIKALTRTTFLGLQKLMELHLEHNQFSRINFFLFPRLANLRSLYLQWNRIKVVNQGLPWTWYTLQKLDLSGNEIQTLDPAVFHCLPNLQVLNLESNKLSNVSQEAVSAWISLTSISLAGNMWDCGTGICPLVAWLRNFRGSKDTTMICSSPKYLQGEKIMEATRNHGICEETDYVLTETPSPMSELISEATAEPTFGPTGTSPPMPPSSTFGPLPPFRPRPIPHPTLPVHMNKDPRDSVARTRPTIIPPPVIEHMTLHKVVVGGVALFFTMSLILTVIYVLWRRYPGATRLLQQRSMVGRKRRKKSPEPEQNLSSQLQEYYMSYNPAATPEALEVLGNGTGSCTCTISGSRECENEYTCPRPLPGAWLGDVPTIR; translated from the exons ATGG GTCCGCTGTTGTGTGATGGACGACTGACAcacctcctctttcctctcctcctcctcctgcgggCTCCCCTGTTGTTCAGCTTCGGTGAGCGCACCTGCCCCAATAGCTGCCGATGTGAGGGGAAAACTGTCCATTGTGATTCATCTGGCTTCATAGATGTCCCAGAAAACATCTCAATAGGCTGCCAGGGCCTCTCCCTGCGCTACAATGAACTGCACACACTGCTACCGTATCAATTTGCTCACCTCAGCCAGCTTCTCTGGATATACTTGGACCACAATCAGATTTCAGCTGTGGACAGTCGAGCATTCCAGGGGGTCCGCAGGCTTAAAGAGCTAATACTGAGCTCCAACAGGATCACGTCCCTGCACAATTCAACATTCCATGGAATACCCAATCTTCGCAGTCTGGACCTGTCCTACAACAAATTGGAAAACCTGCAGCCAGGTCAGTTCCATGGCTTACGAAAATTGCAAAATCTACATCTACGCTCAAACGGTCTCTCCAACATCCCGATTCGAGCATTCCTAGAGTGCCGAAGTTTGGAATTTCTTGATTTGGGCTACAATCGAATCAAGGCTCTTACTCGCACCACCTTTTTGGGCCTACAGAAGCTTATGGAGTTGCATCTGGAGCACAACCAGTTCTCACGGAtcaacttttttctgtttccacgGCTAGCCAACCTGAGATCATTGTACTTGCAGTGGAACCGCATTAAGGTGGTAAACCAGGGCCTCCCGTGGACTTGGTATACACTGCAGAAGCTTGATCTGTCAGGAAATGAAATCCAGACCCTGGACCCTGCCGTTTTTCACTGCTTGCCCAACCTTCAAGTCCTAAACCTGGAATCCAACAAACTGTCCAATGTGTCTCAGGAGGCAGTGTCAGCATGGATCTCACTGACCTCCATCAGCCTCGCAGGAAACATGTGGGATTGTGGAACTGGCATATGCCCCCTCGTGGCTTGGTTGAGGAATTTCCGGGGCAGTAAAGACACCACTATGATATGCAGCAGCCCAAAGTATCTCCAGGGAGAAAAAATTATGGAAGCCACAAGGAACCATGGTATTTGTGAGGAAACTGACTATGTTCTGACTGAAACACCCTCACCAATGTCAGAGCTCATTTCTGAAGCCACTGCTGAACCTACTTTTGGCCCTACTGGCACCTCTCCACCTATGCCACCAAGCAGCACCTTTGGTCCTCTGCCACCATTCAGACCTCGACCTATTCCTCATCCTACCTTGCCAGTGCATATGAACAAAGACCCTAGAGACTCAGTAGCTCGCACTCGACCCACTATCATACCACCACCAGTGATAGAGCACATGACTCTGCACAAAGTGGTGGTAGGCGGTGTGGCACTCTTCTTCACCATGTCCCTAATCTTGACGGTTATCTATGTGCTGTGGCGGCGCTACCCAGGCGCAACCAGGTTGCTGCAGCAGCGGTCCATGGTGGGACGGAAGCGTCGCAAAAAGAGTCCAGAGCCGGAGCAGAACCTGAGCTCCCAGCTCCAAGAGTATTACATGAGCTACAACCCTGCAGCCACACCAGAAGCATTGGAGGTGCTAGGCAATGGCACTGGTTCCTGCACTTGCACAATTTCTGGCTCCAGGGAGTGTGAG